Proteins from a genomic interval of Rosa chinensis cultivar Old Blush chromosome 2, RchiOBHm-V2, whole genome shotgun sequence:
- the LOC121051162 gene encoding secreted RxLR effector protein 161-like, which yields MESCATGEVPMSNGDKFTKNSKNGGKSGDMESRPYARLIGSLMYAQVCTRPDLSFALGILSRFQLNPTDQHWVAGKKILRYLQKTKSHMLVYKKVENLELLGYTDLDFVGNYPNSMKSTCGYVFMLAGGVVAWKTMKQKLIATSTMQAEYIAVYEGVCEGLWIKNFLMQTKVLKSIVSGGLKIFCDNEAAVFFAKNSKRSNNSKHIDLKYYSVRQRVDFGDIEVLNIDTEAQLADPFTKALTVASFQKRIKNLGILSQLDA from the coding sequence ATGGAATCTTGTGCAACTGGTGAGGTCCCTATGTCTAATGGAGATAAATTTACTAAGAATTCTAAAAATGGGGGGAAGAGTGGTGACATGGAAAGCAGACCCTATGCTAGGCTTATTGGCAGTTTGATGTATGCACAGGTCTGTACAAGACCCGACCTATCTTTTGCATTAGGCATTCTCTCAAGGTTTCAATTAAACCCTACTGACCAACACTGGGTTGCAGGCAAGAAGATCCTTAGATATTTACAGAAAACTAAGTCTCACATGCTAGTCTACAAGAAAGTGGAAAATTTGGAGCTGTTAGGCTACACTGATTTAGATTTTGTAGGTAACTATCCCAACTCTATGAAGTCCACATGTGGATATGTTTTTATGCTTGCTGGAGGTGTTGTAgcatggaaaaccatgaaacaaaaattaattgcCACCTCCACAATGCAAGCAGAATACATAGCTGTATATGAGGGAGTCTGTGAAGGCTTATGGATCAAGAATTTTTTGATGCAAACTAAAGTCCTTAAGTCTATAGTCTCAGGAGGACTCAAAATATTCTGTGATAATGAGGCTGCTGTCTTTTTTGCAAAGAACAGCAAGAGATCGAATAATTCTAAGCATATTGATCTCAAGTACTATAGTGTGAGACAAAGAGTTGATTTTGGTGACATAGAAGTTTTGAACATTGATACAGAAGCTCAACTTGCAGATCCATTCACTAAAGCTTTAACAGTTGCAAGTTTTCAAAAACGCATCAAGAACTTGGGAATTTTATCTCAGTTGGATGCTTGA